The DNA segment CCAGGTAGCGGGAGTCGGCGGGGCCGCCGGGCACGCAGACCACCGGGTCGCCGTCCCCCTCGCCGAGGTCGCGGTAGGCCAGCCGGGTGCCGTCGGGCGCGGAGCAGATGGGCATGACGGGAAGTCTGCCCCGGCGCCCGGTAGCGCGCACGCCCTTTCAGTCCTTGAGGCGGTCCAGGGTGTTGCGGGTGTCCGTCTTCAGCCAGTCGGAGATCTCGTCGATCTTCGGGGGGTCCTTGTCGGAGTCGTACGAGGAGAGGTAGGCGCTGTAGCTCATGGTGTAGGTGACCCAGCCTTCGCGGACGGCGAGGGTGGCGTAGCGGGAGCCGGAGGAGGTGCCGCTGGTGGTGTCCTGGGTGACGAGGTACGCCTCGTCGCCGATGTCCTCGACGGCGCCGACGTCGTAACCGGTGTGGGTGCGCTCGTAGTTCTTCCAGGTGGCGGTGAACTCGGTTGCCGGGTCGGTCTTCTTGTGGAGGTCGATCTGGAGGGAGAGGTAGGCGCCGGCGTAGGAGGAGCCGGACTTCTTCAGGCTCGCGCTGCAGTAACTCTCGTCCAGCGCCGAGTCCTTGAGGGAGCTGTGGGTCGGGGTGGTGTCGCTCGCGGTGTACTCGTCCTTGAAGGACCCGTAGTCCGCGCGGGAGCAGAGGTCGGCGGGGGCCGCGTAGCCGCGCAGGTCGGCGGCGGTCGCCGTGGCGCCGATCAGGAAGATCCCGGCGGCCCAGGCGGCGGAGGCCACGACCGCTCCGACCACGGCCCAGAGCACCGCCCGGCCGGCGGCCCCGCCTCCGCCGGCCGGGGGCGGGAACGGCGGGGGTCCGTACTGCGGGGGCTGGGCGTAGGGGTTCCCCGGCTGGGGTCCGGCGGGCATGGCCGGCTGCTGGAAGGGGCCCGGCGGCGACGCCTGCGGGACCGGCGGCGCGGACTGCGGGCTCGAGTTGGGGTACGCGGTCGGCTGGGGCGGGACCGAGGGCGGCTGCGCGGGCGGTCCGGGCTGCGGCGGCCGGTCGGCCGGCTGCGCGGGCTGCTGCGGTGGCGTGGACATGTCGTGACGATAGGGCACAGTTGGCGCGCAGGTACCCCGCTCGACCGGGATCGTTACGGCATCCGGACACGGGTCATAGAGGCGGGACACATGTGGCGCCACGCCATGTGCCGCCAGACCACGTGGCACCGCACCATGTGCCGCCACACCATGTGGCACCGCACCACGGATGCCCGCCGGGCGCCAGGGCCGCCGGGATGTGCTCACAGCACACTCACAGCGGCCACCCGGAGAGCACCGCCACATGGCCCCCGAGTGTGGCATCCGGGTTGCTCGGGTCAGCCGTCCGGCGCGGGCAGCTCGCCGCACCTCGCCCACCTTCCTACGTTGATCATATGAGCACCGGAATCTCACGTCGGGCGACCGTTTCCGTCTGTTCCCTGTGCATGGTGGGAGCGTTGGCCTTCGCGCCCTCGGCCGCCGCCACCGGCAGCGGCGGGGAACCCGCGCCGCCCGCCCCACGCGCGGCCGTCCCGCAACCGTCCCTGCTCTACGGCTCCGGCGTCCAGGTGCGCCCGCGCGCCGGTGCCCCCGAGACCCCGCAGGTCTCGGCGCTCTCCTGGCTGGTGGCCGACGCCGACAGCGGGGACGTGCTCGCCGCCGAGGGGGCGCACCGCAAGCTGCCGCCCGCGAGCACCCTGAAGACCCTGTTCGCCCTGACCGTCATGCCGACGCTGCCCGCGACCCAGCAGCACAAGGTGAGTTACCAGGAGCTCGCGGACGTCGGCGAGGGCAGCAGCCTGGTCGGTGTGGAGGAGGGCCACACCTATCAGGTGGCGGACCTGTGGCGCGGGGTGTTCCTCAGCTCCGGCAACGACGCCGTACACGTACTGGCGGCCCTGGACGGCGGTGTGGACACCACCGTCGTCAAGATGCAGAACAAGGCCCGCACACTGGGCGCGATGGACACCCATGTGATCTCCCCGGACGGCTACGACTCCCCCGGCCAGGTGTCCTCGGCGTTCGACCTGGCGGTGTTCGGCCGGGCCGGGCTGCGCAACCCCGACTTCGCCCGGTACTGCTCCACCGCGCACGCCGAGTTCCCCGGTGACGGCTGGCCGTTCGCCATCGAGAACACCAACCGGCTGCTGAGCGGCGAGGACGGCGTCGCCCCGTATCCCGGCATCATCGGGATCAAGAACGGCTACACCAGCAACGCGGGCAACACCCTGGTCGCCGCCGCCCGCCGGGGCGGCCGCACCCTGGTCGTCACGGTGATGAACCCTCAGGAGGGCGGCGGGCTCGCGGTGTACGAGGAGGCGCGCCAGCTGCTGGACTGGGGCTTCGCCGCCGCCGGACGGGTGGACCCGGTGGGCTCGCTGGACGGCCTGCGCGCCACCCCGGAACCCAAGCAGTCCGCGATCCCGGTCGCGGCCGCCACCTCCCCCGGCCCGGACGACGACACCGACTGGACGCGCACCGCGACCATCGCCGGCATCGTCGTCCTCGGCGCGGCCGGCGTCACCCTGGCCCTGCGCGGCAAGGGCGGCAAGGGCGGCAAGGACGGCGGGACCGGCACGAAAGCCTGACCGGCGCCGACCGGCAGGTCAGGAAGCCTGGTCAAGCGCCGGAACCGTACGCACCGCTCCCACCGGCCGGCCGCCGCCCAGCAGGGGCGCGCCCGCGAAGTCGGCGAGGAGGGCGGGGTCGATCCCGGCGTGGACGAGGGCGGCCGCGGCGACGGGGACGCGGGCCCGGTCGGCGCCGTCCGCGATCTTCACGGCGACGGCGCGGCCGTCGGGCAGCGCGGCGACCTGGACGCCCTCGAAGCCGTCCTTGGTGAGCAGGCCGGGCACGGCCCGCATCAGCGCGGCCACGTCGCGGCGGACCCCGGAGGCCATCTCGGCGTGCTCGCGCATCGCGTCCGCGACGCGGGCCTCCGGCGTGCCGGGGGCGGCGGTGGTGATGCGGGCGAGGGCGCGGGCGAGTCCGTGCAGGGAGACGGCGAACAGGGGCGCGCCGCAGCCGTCGACGGTGACGTGCGCGATCCGCTGGCCGGTGAGGTCCTCGACGGTGTCGGCGACGGCCCGCTGGAGGGGGTGGGCCGGGTCGAGGTAGTCCTCAAGGGACCAGCCGTTGAGCTTCGCGGTCCACAGCATGGCGGCGTGCTTGCCAGAGCAGTTCTGCGCGAGCCGGGACGGACCCCGGCCCTCGCGGACCCAGAGGTCGCGGACGACGGGGTCGAACGGCATGTCGGGGGTGTTGCGCAGCTCGGCCTCGGTCAGTCCGGCGAGGTCCAGGATGCGCCGGGTGCCGTCGAGGTGGCGTTCCTCGCCGGAGTGGCTGGCGGCGGCCAGGGAGAGCAGGTCGCCGTCGAGCGGCAGCCCGGCGCGCAGCATGGCGACGGCCTGGAGGGGCTTGAGGGCGGAGCGCGGGTAGAAGGCGGCCTCGGTGTCGCCGAGCCGGAACCGCACCTCGCCGTCGGCGTCTAGGACGACGACCGAGCCGTGGTGGACGCCCTCGATCACGCCGCCGCGCACCAGGTGGACGACCGGGGTGTGGCCGGGTTCGCGCAGCTCGGGGGCGTCGAGAAGCGGGCGGGCCGGCGTCACTGCCTGCGTCGCGGGGTCGGAAATGGCACGGGTCACGCGTCGGCTCCTGTGGTCTCGGGACCGCCCGGGACGGGCTGCGCCGGGGGTGTGGCGGTGCCCTGGGGGCGGACGATTCGGGTGAGGGTCGTGGCGACCCGGTCGAGATGGTGGGTCATCGCGGCGGTGGCGTCGTCCTCGGAGCCCGCGGCGAGCGCGTCGAGGAGGGCGCGGTGCTCGCGGTCGGACTGCTCGCGGCGGCCGCCCAGTTCGGTGAGGAAGGCCGACTGGCGGGCGAGGGCGTCGCGGATCTCCTCGATCACCTTGCGGAAGACCGGGTTGCGGGCGGCCTCCGCGACGGCGAGGTGGAAGAGGGTGTCCATGGCGACCCAGGCGGCGGTGTCCGTCTCCCGCTCCATGCGGTCCAGGAGCCGGGTCAGCCGGTCCAGGTCCTCCGGGGTGCGGCGCCGGGCGGCGTACCCGGCGACCGGGACCTCGACGTGCCGGCGTACCTCCAGGAGGTCGCTCGCCGCGTAGTCGCCGAAGGTCGGGTCCTGCACGGCGTCGGCGACGACGAACGTGCCCTTGCCGGTACGGGAGACCGTGAGCCCCATCGTGTGCAGGGCGCGCAGGGCCTCGCGGACGACGGGCCGGGACACCTCCAGGGTGCGGCACAGCTCGGCCTCGGAGGGCAGCTTGTCGCCGATCGCGTACTCGCCGCGTTCGATGGTGTCGCGGAGGTGGCCCAGGACCGCCTCCAGCGCGCTGACGCGTCGGGGGACGGGACCACCTGTCCGGCTGTCTGACAGGTTCACCGGCCGATCGTGCGGTCTGAGGGCAGAACCTGTCAAGGCGTGACGATCCGGCACACGAAAGGGGGTGCGGACGCCCGGCGTGTCCGGACATCCGCACCCCCTTCGGCGCGCGCTCGTCTCAGGTGCTGAGCGTGCCGGTGGCCAGCAGGCCGATCAGCGCCACGCCGACGACGATCCGGTAGATCACGAAGGCGTTGAACGAGTGCTTGGCGACGAACTTCAGCAGCCAGGCGATGGAGGCGTAGGCGACGACGAAGGAGACGATGGTGCCGACCGCCAGCGGGGCGGCGCTCACACCGGCGCCGAGGGCGTCCTTCAGCTCGTAGACACCGGCGCCGGTGAGGGCCGGGATGCCGAGGAAGAAGGAGAGGCGGGTGGCGGCGACCCGGTCGAGGTCGAGGATGAGCGCCGTGGACATGGTGGCGCCGGAGCGGGAGAAGCCGGGGAAGAGCAGCGCGAGGATCTGCGAGGAGCCGACCAGCATGGCGTCCTTGAACGAGGTGTCGTCCTCGCCGCGCTTGTGCCGGCCCATCTGGTCGGCGGCCCACATGACGCCGGAGCCCACGATCAGCGAGCCGGCCACCACCCAGAGGGAGGCGAGCGGGCCGTCGATCAGCGGCTTGGCGGCAAGTCCGACGACGACGATCGGGACCGTGGCCGCGATCACCCACCAGGCGAACTTGTAGTCGTGGCGGTAGCGCTCCTCGGGGTGGAACAGACCACGGAACCAGGCGCTGACGATCCGCTTGATGTCCTTGAAGAAGTACACGAGCACGGCCGCGATGGCGCCGACCTGGATCACCGCGGAGAACCCGACCACGGACTTGTCGTCCACCGGGATGTTCATGAGCCCCTCGGCGATCTTCAGGTGGCCGGTGGAGGACACCGGGAGGAACTCGGTCACCCCCTCCACTACTCCGAGGACGACGGCCTGACCGACAGAGATGGCACTCATGGATTCCAGTTCTGGGGAGAGGGGGGTCGACGGCGGTGCGGGCACGTCCGAGCGCGCCCGTACGGCACCGGCGCGGACCGCTCCGGAGCGGTGCACGCGCGTACGGCAGCGTAGAGGCACCGGGGGTGTGGGACGGAACGCGGCCACGCGCGCTCCGGGCGGAACCCGGCTCCCTCACAACGACTTCTTACCGTCGGCGCCCGTATTGTCCCGGGAAGTGAGGGTCACCAGTTCTTCTCGAACAGCTGGGCCACCTCGGCGATACGGGCCTCGTCCCGGCGGTAGTAGGTACGCAGCAGCCGGCGCCGGGTGCGCAGCAGGCCGAGACGGGTGAGGAAGTCGAGGTGGGCGACGGCCGTACGGCGGGGCACCCCGAGCTTGGCGGCGACGGCGCGCGGGGTGACGCCGGTGCCGAGGGGGTCGAGGCTCCCCGGGGGGAAATGGGCGGGTGGGTCCTTCAGCCAGTCCAGCAGGGTCTGCCGTATGCGGCCCGAGGGAGTGTTCCGCATCGTCGTGCCCCCTCCCCCGCCCTGGGCTGTCCGTGTCCCGTGGTCCCACTGTGACTCAGGCGGCGAGGGCGCGTCCGGCTCTCGGGGCGGGTTGTCCGGTACCGGGCGGCGGGCCCGGCGGGGTCACGGGCGGGCGGGGTGAGGCAGCGGGGCCGGGGTCGCCCGTACGGCGGCTTGCGTCCGCACTAGTTGCACAGTCAACGATTGGCTGGAACGGTGCTACCGTGCGGGTATGGCAGTGAAGACGGGCGAGGGTGCCCGGCTCGAAGAACGTTGGCGGGACATCCTCGCGGTGCACGCGCGCACCATGTGCGAGATAGACCGTGCCCTGCACCCGCACGGGCTGGGCGCCAGCGACTTCGAGGTGCTGGACATCCTGTCCGCGGAGACGCCCGCCGAGGGCGACCACTGCCGGGTGCAGAACCTGGTCGGCCGGGTCCACCTCAGCCAGTCCGCGCTCTCGCGGCTGATCGGACGGCTGGAGAAGGAGGGGCTGGTCGAGCGCACGGTGTGCGCGGAGGACCGGCGCGGGGTGTGGGTCGGCCTCACCCGCCGGGGCCGCGAGCTGCACGCGGAGGTGCTGCCGCTGCAGCGCGGGGTGCTGGAGCGGATGCTGACGGAGTCCTCGGACTGACGTCCGGCTCACATATGGGCGCTGAGCACACATGCGCGGCCCACATGTGCGCTGCCCACCTGTACGCGGCCCATATGTGCGTCGCCCACATTGGTGCACCACACACAGCCTCGCGACACACACCCGGACACACCCGTATGGCGAAGCCGCACACGTGCGACTCCGCCATACGTCAGCCGGTTCAGCGCGCCAGCAGTGAGCGCACGCCCTGCGAGGTCAGTGTCAGTCCGTGCTCGGAGCTGCCGTCGATGGTGAGCGACAGTTCCTCCTCGGGCCACTGGGAGGCGAGGGCGCCGAGCTGGATGAGGCGGTAGCGGGAGACGGAGGGCAGCAGCCCGGCCATCTCCAGTTCCGAGGTGAAGACGGGTACCACCTGTTCACCGCCGGGCTGCTCGAGCACCGGCAGGGCGACCATGGTGGAGTCGGCGCCCTCCGCGTCCACGGCCTCGTCGGGCATCGGGACGAGCACATCACTGTGCGCGAGGGTTTCGAGGGCGGCCTGGTCGTCGGTGTTGACGGCCAGCACGTCCAGCGCCTGCTGGGCGGGCGTCGGCGTCGGAAGGTCGTCGTGTGCGGGTGTCTCCATGGCACATCCCCAGGTAGTGCGGTCGTACGGGCTCACGCTGGGCCGGGGCCCGAGCGCGCTCCCGGCCGCGTACCCATCCGGACCCGGACCATGCGCACGGGTTCCGGCAGGCCGGAGCCCTTCACCGGCGCTTCACCCGATCGGGCGACGGACGGTCGCGCCCCCTCAAGGACCGGTCCCCTCAAGGCGCCGCCCCCTCAAGGACCGGCCCCCTCAGCACCCGCTCCCTCAGGCGCCGCCCTCGCCCAGCAGCTCGCCCACCGTGGTGACACGGACCAGGGGCCGGTACAGGTCCAGCACATGCAGCGCCTCGGCCTGCGCCTCGTCGTCCACGCCCGCGCACGCGTCCGCGACGACCACCACCTCGGTGCCCGCGTCGGCGGCGGCCAGCGCGGTGGCGAGGACGCAGCACTCGGTGCTGACCCCGGCGAGGACCAGCCGCGAACCGGGAGCGAGCCGGGCGGCCAGCTCCGGGCTCCACTTGCCGAAGGTCTCCGCGTCCAAGACCGGAGCGCCGAGGCCGGCGAACTCCGGCGTCAGCCGCCACAGTTCCGCGTCCGGCGGCTGAAGGGCGAACGGCCACCGCGCGTAGTAGGCGCGCCAAACCCCGGCGGGCCGGGCGGGGGCGACGAACCGGGTGAACACCACCCGCCCCCCGAACGCGGGCAGCAGCCGCGCGACCCCAGCAGCGGCCTCGGCGTAGCGCGGGGTGGCCCATGGACTGCCCGGGTCGGCGAAGACGCGCTGCATGTCGATGACGGCGAGCAGTCCCGGCACCGGCCTCACGCCCCGTACATCCCCGGAGCCGGGGCCGGGCTCGGCGGGAGTGCCTCCTGCTGCCGGACCCGGTTCCGGCCCAGCGGCAGGGTGCCGAGGAAGGCGAGGGCGAGGGCCACGAGGACACCGAGGTTGGCGGAGGCCCACTGGCCGGACCGGCCGCCGAGGCCGAGCGGGCCGAGGAGGTAGCCCTGCCAGTCCAGCCAGCCCGCTGCGGTGTTGGTGACCAGCCCCCAGCCGATCAGGGTGGCGCCGACGGTGAGGACGATCGGCAGGACGCGGGCGTCGCCGTAGCGGCCGTCCGGGCGGAACAGGTCGCCCTCGTCGTAGTCGCGGCGGCGCAGGGCGAGGTCGGCGAGCATCACCCCGCACCAGGCGGCGATGGGGACGCCGAGGGTGGTGAGGAAGCCCATGAACTCACCCAGGAAGGCCCCGCCGAAGAACACGATGTACAGGGAGCCGGCGATCATCAGGACGCCGTCGACGAGGGCGGCCAGATAGCGGGGCACGTGCAGTCCGGCGGAGAGCAGGGCGAGGCCGGAGGAGTAGATGTCCAGCACCGCGCCGCCGACCAGCCCGAGCACCGCGACCAGGGCGAAGGGGACGAGGAACCACGTCGGCAGGATGATGGTCAGCGCGCCGATGGGGTCGGCGGCGATGGCGTGGCTCAGCTCGTCGGAGGACCCGGCGAGCAGCAGCCCGAAGACCAGCAGGAGCAGCGGGGCGGCGGAGGCGCCGAGGGTGGTCCAGCCGATGACGCCCCGGCTGGAGGAGGAGTGCGGGAGGTAGCGGGAGTAGTCGGCGGCGGCGTTGACCCAGCCGAGCCCGAAGCCGGTCATCATGAACACCAGCGCGCCGATGAACTGCTGGGGCGAGCCGGCCGGGATGGCGCTGACGGTCGGCCAGTGGACGTGGTCGGCGACGAGGCCGACGTAGACCAGGGTGAGCACGCCGGTGATGACGGTGATCACGGTCTGGAGGCGCATGATCAGGTCGAAGCCCATGACGCCGCCGACCACGGTGAGCGCGGCGACGACGAGGAGGGCGACGGCCTTGGTCTCGGTGCCGCCGCCCCAGCCGAGGCGGCTGAAGACGGTGGCGGTGGCGAGGGTGGCGAGCGAGGCGAGTACGGTTTCCCAGCCGACCGTGAGTATCCAGGAGACGACGGACGGCAGGCGGTTGCCGCGTACTCCGTAGGCGGCGCGGCTGAGCACCATGGTGGGGGCGGAGCCGCGCTTGCCGGCGACGGCGATGAGGCCGCACAGCAGGAACGAGGCGACGATGCCGAGGACTCCGGCTGCGAGGGCCTGCCAGAAGGAGATGCCGAAGCCGAGGGCGAAGGCGCCGTAGCTGAGGCCGAGGACGCTGACGTTGGCGCCGAACCAGGGCCAGAAGAGGGTGCGCGGGGTGCCCTTGCGGTCCGCGTCCCCGATGACGTCGAGGCCGTGGGTCTCCAGTTGGATCTGGCGGCCGTCGGCTCCGCTGTCGTGGGGGTGCTGCGGCTGCGTCATCGGCGACCTACCTGTCCTGACGTGTCGCGTCCAAGCTAGGCGGGCAGGTGGAGGGGCGCAAGGAACGACCCGGCGTCAGCCGGTGGGCCCGGCCGGGACGTTCGGACGGGACGTTCGGACGGGAGGGCCTTGGCACCCTCCCGAATGACATCAGGTTAGGCTACCCTAAACATGTTGCCGACACCCCGTCGGCAACGCGGCGGCCGCCGGTCGTACCCGTGACCGCGGACCCCGCCAGGGAGGCAGCGTTGTCGACACCCCTCTTCTCCTCGGTCATCCGCACCGCCAGCCAGGACCGGCACACCGAGGCCGAGCAGGCGCCGTTCATGAACGATCTGCTGGGCGGCCGGTTCGGCGTGGAGGCGTTCGCCAGGTACACCGAGCAACTCCTCTTCGTCTACCGGGCGTTGGAGGACTCCGACGCCCTGCTGGCGGGCGACCCGGTCGCGGCCCCCTTCCTGAGCCCGGAACTGCGGCGGGCGGCCGAGCTGGAGCGCGACCTGCGGCACCTCCTGGGCGAGGACTGGCGCGACCGGGTGGCCCCGCTGCCCGCGACGGAGCGGTACGCGGCCCGCATACGGGAGGTCGCCGCGAGCTGGCCGGCCGGTTATGTGGCCCACCACTACACCCGCTACCTCGGCGATCTGTCGGGCGGTCAGGTGATCCGGCGAATCGCGGAGCGGACCTGGGGGCTGGAGAGCAAGGGCGACGGCGTCCGCTTCTATGTCTTCGAGGCCATCGGCAACCCGGCCGCCTTCAAGCGCGCGTACCGCGAACGGCTCGACGCGCTGCCGGTGGACGAGCTGGAGAAGCGGCGCGTGGTGGAGGAGTGCCGGTCGGCGTTCGCGCTGAACAACGCCGTCTTCGCCGACCTCGGCACCCTCTTCCCGGCCAGCGCCTGATCGCCCCCGGCCCGGTGCGGTCCCGTTCGACGGGCTCGCACCGGGCTTCTTCGTCGCCGAAAACTTGATTCACCGTACACGCATCTGCATAATGGGCTTATGCATAAGCGGGTTATGGACGGTGGTCCCGCCGACGACACGCACGCGACCTCGACCGAGGACCTGATGATCGCCGTGGAGGAGCTCGTGCGTCATGTGCGGCGCAGCGCCACGGCCGGCGGGCTCAGCACCGCCGCGTCGTCCGCGCTCGGCCGGCTGGGCCGCGAGGGGCCGCAGCGGCTGACCGAGCTGGCGCGGGCGGAGAACGCCACCCAGCCGAACATGACCCAGCTCGTCACCCGCATGGAGCGTGCGGGGCTGGTGCGGCGCGTCGCCGACCGCACCGACGGGCGGGGCAGGCTGGTGGAGGTCACCGAGCTGGGCGAGGAGGTGTTCCGGGAGCGCCGTGCCGAGCGAGCCGAGGCGCTGGGACAGCTCGTCGGTGAACTGTCCGAGCCGGAGCGGCAGGCCGTACGGGTCGCGCTGCCGGCCCTGGCCCGCGCGATACAGGAGCGTTCCTGAGCCATCCGTCGGATCTTCCCCGGCGCCGCCACGGCCGGGCCGGGGAGAGCGACTCGAGTGGGAGAGAAGCGGTCATGAGTACACCGCGTGGAAGGGCCGCGAGCCCGTTCCGGCAGCCGAAGGCGGTCTGGGCCGTGGCGTTCGCCTGCGTGATCTCGTTCATGGGCATCGGGCTCGTCGACCCGATCCTGCCCGCCCTGGCCGACAGTCTGCACGCCACCCCGAGCCAGGTGTCCCTGCTGTTCAGCAGCTATCTGATCGTGACGGCCGTCGCCATGCTGTTCGTCGGCTGGTTCTCCAGCCGGTTCGGCGCCAAGCGCACCCTGATCGTCGGCCTGGCGGTGATCGTGGTCTTCGCGGCACTGGCCGGGACCACCGGCTCGATCAACGGCATCGTCGGCTTCCGGGCCGGCTGGGGTCTGGGCAACGCCCTGTTCATCGCCACCTCGCTCGCCGTGATCGTCGCCTCGGCCAGCGGCGGCTTCGGCGGCGCGATCATCCTGTACGAGACCGCGCTCGGCCTCGGCATCGCCGTCGGGCCGCTGCTGGGCGGGGAGTTGGGGGCGATCAGCTGGCGCGGGCCGTTCTTCGGGGTGGCCGTGCTGATGGCCGTGGCGCTGCTCGCCACGCTCGCCTTCGTCCCCTCGATGCCGAAACCCGCCCGGCCCACGTCACCCATCGCCCCGCTGAAGGCGCTGCGGCACCGGGGTCTGCTCACCATGGGCGTCATGGCGCTGCTCTACAACTGGGGCTTCTTCACCATGCTGGGCTACGCGCCCTACCCGATGAAGCTGAGCGCCCATGAGCTGGGCCTGGTCTTCACCGGCTGGGGTCTGCTGGTGGCCGCGTTCAGCGTCTTCTTCGCCCCGCGCCTCCAGGCCCGCTTCGGCACGGCGCCGGTGCTGTACGCCAATCTTCTGGGCCTCGGCGTCGTGATGGCGGTGATCGCGGCCGGGGTGGACAGTCCGACCGTAGTCATTGTGGCTGTGGTTACTTCAGGTTGCTTTATCGGCATTAACAACACTTTGACCACGCAGGCCGTCATGCTCATCTCCCCCGTCGAGCGTCCGGTGGCGTCCTCCGCGTACGGCTTCCTGCGGTTCATCGGCGGTGGGCTCGCGCCGTTCGTCGCGGGCAAGCTGGCCGACGCCACGGATCTGAGTGTGCCGTTCTATCTGGGCGCGGCGACCTTCGTGCTGGCCGTCCCGGTGCTGGCCAGCGGGCACGGGCTGCTGCGGAAGGCGGAGGAGCGGCCGGAGGAGGAGCCGGTCGTGACGACCTCGCTCACCGCGGTCGGGGACCCCGTGGAGGCGGGCGTGCCGCGGGTCATCGTGGCGGTCGGCGCGCACGGCGGGGCGCCGGCCATCGTGGACGCGGCGGCTCGGCTGGCGCGGGGGACCGGCAGCCCGCTGGAGGTCGTGCACGTCCGGGAGACGGTCGTGGTGGAGGAGCAGGCCGTGGAGCCGGAGGGTGCCGAGGAGGCGCGGGCGGCCGTCTCGGCGCATCTCGCCCGGCTGGCCGCGCACGGGGTGACCGCGTCGGGGCAGGTGCTCACCAGCGTCGGCGACCATGCCGCCGCCGGGCGGGCGCTGGCCGAGCACGCGGCCCGGGTGGGTGCGCGGGCGGTCGCGGTGGGCCGTTCGCCGCGCGGGCCGCTGGCCCAGTTCGCGGACGGCAGCATCACCTCCGCCCTCACGCACGGCGCGGCCTGTGACGTGCTGTTGGTGGACGCGGAGTCGGCACCCCGGCGGTTGACCCGGGGTTCGCTGGCGGAGCTGCGCG comes from the Streptomyces seoulensis genome and includes:
- a CDS encoding MFS transporter encodes the protein MSTPRGRAASPFRQPKAVWAVAFACVISFMGIGLVDPILPALADSLHATPSQVSLLFSSYLIVTAVAMLFVGWFSSRFGAKRTLIVGLAVIVVFAALAGTTGSINGIVGFRAGWGLGNALFIATSLAVIVASASGGFGGAIILYETALGLGIAVGPLLGGELGAISWRGPFFGVAVLMAVALLATLAFVPSMPKPARPTSPIAPLKALRHRGLLTMGVMALLYNWGFFTMLGYAPYPMKLSAHELGLVFTGWGLLVAAFSVFFAPRLQARFGTAPVLYANLLGLGVVMAVIAAGVDSPTVVIVAVVTSGCFIGINNTLTTQAVMLISPVERPVASSAYGFLRFIGGGLAPFVAGKLADATDLSVPFYLGAATFVLAVPVLASGHGLLRKAEERPEEEPVVTTSLTAVGDPVEAGVPRVIVAVGAHGGAPAIVDAAARLARGTGSPLEVVHVRETVVVEEQAVEPEGAEEARAAVSAHLARLAAHGVTASGQVLTSVGDHAAAGRALAEHAARVGARAVAVGRSPRGPLAQFADGSITSALTHGAACDVLLVDAESAPRRLTRGSLAELRDSSV